The window tttatataTTCTAAAGAGATGTTGGAATGTAACTTTTAAtgttatattttaataaaatgttgatCTGTTATCATTTTGTAATGACCAAGTGCAGCTTGAAGGAGACATAAAAGCTGCCGTCTCTTGCGGTGTTGGAGATCACTTGCACGTCCCTCTGACATCACACGCGCAGATGATCCGGATACCCCAATCCCCCCTCCAACCTCTGAGACGCTTTAGTCTTCTTGAGACAGAAAGCCTCAAACAGCCTTCATCATGTCGCTCAACTGGCCGTCCAAAGACCACAAAAACGCGAATCCGTCCGCCGGGGCCGGACAAAAGCGTCTGCGCAACGACGACGCGGGGAACAAAGTGACGGTGGTGCTCGGCGCGCAGTGGGGAGACGAGGGGAAAGGAAAAGTCGTCGACTTACTTGCTACCGAGGCTGACATTGTTTGCAGATGTCAGGTAAATGTCTAAAATGGTCATTTCAGCCTAAATGTATAACGGTTTTTGCATAAATGTGACGAAAATGCGCATCGGGGTTCTAATTTGGCACAACAGGTGTCCAAGCCTAAATCACTTAAAAATCCTtcacatttgaaacatttaaaggTGATTGCACCTTAATGTTGTATTGTTTGTTTAGATTTCGACTCATGTGTTGGGCTTTTGCTTTGGAGACCCCCAAAACATGTCTGGCATTCCCTATAATGTCAAATGTCATGACTTTTTGTTCACCCAGTTTAGAGTTGCTCTGCTGCTTCAGCTGAAAggcagacttaaaaaaaagagttaaaaagaaaattaaaaaatacctGGTCTGTTTGTGACACACAAGACTACAGAGGTAAGAAACACTGCAACCTGTCAAACAGTTGTGTTGTATGCTGAGAGGACGAGCACCCAGTGTTCTGGAGGctcaaaagccccgcccacccgGCTGGAGAGGTCACATTCTCAGGGTTGATATGTGAGAAGGCCAGGCATTAGCcagggtggggggcttagccaaGTCTGTTTAAATAGGTGCAGTGAAGGGTCAAACCAGGAAGGAAAGGGAAAGGCTTAATATCCTTAACAATCACTTCATGTTGCAGCATCTTCTGAGGTGATCTACTTCTTTGATATACAGGGTGGCAACAATGCAGGGCACACTGTGGTTGTGGACGGAAAGGAGTATGATTTTCACCTTCTACCCAGTGGAATTATTAACTCCAAAAGTGTATCTCTGATTGGTAAAAGCCTCCAACTTGAGTCTTTGAGGAGACCCAATGAAACTCCTCTTGACTCTTGATTTGCTCCTCCAGGTAATGGAGTGGTCATACATCTCCCTGGATTGTTTGAAGAAGgagataaaaatgagaaaaaaggtaTTTCAGCGTAAAAGTATATGAATGGTAGAGTGTGAGTGCTCATCCAGGTGTGTCGCCTCATTTTTCTGCAGGTCTGAAAGGCTGGGAAAAGCGACTCATCGTTTCAGACAGAGCCCATCTTGGTTTGTAAATAGATATtggctttatttaattttactgAAGCTTTTGAAGTCAAGATTTTAAGGAGTCTGATGGCTTCTCCACAGTGTTTGATTTTCATCAAGTCGTCGATGGCTTACAGGAGACGGAGAGACAAGCACAAGAAgggaaaaagtaagaaagaaatacaacaataaaCCTAAAATCTCTTCGAATCTTCCTGGATCTCATGCAAGATGTCCCATTACAGCATTGGAACAACCAAAAAAGGAATTGGTCCGGCATATTCAAGCAAAGCATCTCGGACTGGACTGCGTGTGTGTGACCTTCTGGGGGACTTCAAGGACTTTTCTACAAGGTGTTTAGTGATGTTATTTAACTTTATTGTTTAATGGAGTCAAATCTATTCCTTTACAAGAAGAAATaagattttaatttcaaaaaatCCTTCCAGATTTAAGAATCTGGTTCATCAGTATCAGTCCATGTATCCGTCCTTGACAGCTGATGTTgaggagcagctgaaaaaaCTGAAGGTAGTTGCTAGGTTACATTGCTGAACCGCTACCAAAAGCTGCTTTGACTAAGCTCTCATTTCGGCAGGAATATGCAGAGAGATTGCGCCCAATGGTCAGAGATGGGGTCTATTACATGTACGAAGCTCTTCACGGGCCTCCAAAGAAAATCCTGGTTGAGGGGGCAAATGCTGCTCTGCTTGACATTGACTTTGGTATGTTTTTATTAgcatcatttattttcattgcaTTCAtgacaatacatttttaaatggaaattgGGTGTTGTAATAAATGCTCCCATTCAGGCACATACCCTTTTGTGACATCATCAAACTGCACCGTGGGAGGAGCGTGCACTGGCCTCGGCATCCCTCCCATGAATATAGGTGATGTGTATGGTGTATCTAAGGCCTACACCACTAGAGTGGGAATAGGAGCCTTCCCCACAGAACAACTGAATGTAAGTGCTTGAGATTGCTTCTAAATGGCCATTAGGCTAAACTATCACGTGCTGTTTTTGCTATTCTGGTCAGTAAAGAGGCATGTGCTTCCTCAACACTGACAAG is drawn from Oryzias latipes chromosome 22, ASM223467v1 and contains these coding sequences:
- the LOC101171790 gene encoding adenylosuccinate synthetase isozyme 1 C translates to MSLNWPSKDHKNANPSAGAGQKRLRNDDAGNKVTVVLGAQWGDEGKGKVVDLLATEADIVCRCQGGNNAGHTVVVDGKEYDFHLLPSGIINSKSVSLIGNGVVIHLPGLFEEGDKNEKKGLKGWEKRLIVSDRAHLVFDFHQVVDGLQETERQAQEGKNIGTTKKGIGPAYSSKASRTGLRVCDLLGDFKDFSTRFKNLVHQYQSMYPSLTADVEEQLKKLKEYAERLRPMVRDGVYYMYEALHGPPKKILVEGANAALLDIDFGTYPFVTSSNCTVGGACTGLGIPPMNIGDVYGVSKAYTTRVGIGAFPTEQLNAVGELLQTRGHEVGVTTGRKRRCGWLDLVIVRYAHMINGFTAIALTKLDILDVLDEIKVGVAYKLNGKRIPHFPANMDVLHKVEVEYETFPGWKTDTSAARKWNDLPAKAQNYIRFIENHIGVPIKWVGVGKSRECMIQMF